CGCTGTGAATATCGAGCTTGCGCATGATGTTGGCCCTGTGGTTCTCGACCGTCTTGACGCTGATGCAAAGTTGCTCGGCAATCTGGCCTTTGGAGGCGCCTTCGGCCAGCATGCGCATGATTTCCTGTTCACGGGAGGTGAGCTTGCCGTAGCCCGCATCGCTGACCTTGGCTTCTTTTACCGGCGAGTTCATCAGCTTGGCGATCACTTCATGGGAAATGGAGGAGTCGAGGAAGTATTCTCCGGAGGCAACGGCTTCCAAGGCCTGGGCCAGGCGCTCGGCGGCGGATTCCTTGATGACGTAACCGGTGGCACCGGACTGGAAGGCCTCCACGATGTAATCGATTTTGGAGTGCATGCTCAGTATCATGATGCGCGTGTGGGGAAGATGATGACGAATCTTGCGGGCCACTTCCATGCCGGTCTCGTCGGGCAGGGAGATATCCAGCAAAACCACGTCGGGTTTCAACTGGCTGGCTTTTTCAAATCCTTCACGTCCGGTGCCGGCCTCGTCGATCACTTCGAACCTCCCATTGCGCGAAATAATGGTCTTGATGCCTTCTCGAAAAAGGGGGTGATCGTCAATAATCAGAACTTGTCGCTTCTCTTTCAAGATAATTCTCCTTGATCGGAATGGTGATGAATATTCCGGCCCCTTTACCGATTCGCGATCGAATGTCGATGGTGCCGTCGAGGAGGTTGACTCGTTCGACCATGCTTTGCAGGCCCATTCGCTTTTCCTTGAAGGATTTTGCCCGCCAGCGCTTGGCATCGAAGCCTTTGCCATCATCGATAATGCGCAGCATGAGGTTGGGCGAAGACGCCACCAGTCGAATGGTGACCCCTTCGGCCTCGGCGTGCTTTTTGACGTTATGAAGCGCCTCCTGGATCAGGCGGTAGATGTTGATCTGGATGTCTTCGTCCAAGTTGAGATCGTCGAGACCGGCGGCGATGAAGTCGATTTTCAGGTTATTGTTCTGGGCGAAATCTTCGCAGTAAAGAAATAGCGTCCGCACCAGTCCGAGCTGGTCCAGGCCCGGGGGACGCAGATCGTAGGCCAGGTTGCGCACATCGGAAATGGATCGCTGCAGGATCGCGATAATGTCGCTGACCTGTTGCCGGGAGTCGTCGTTGTTCGGAGGATTGATGCTGAATAGGGTTTGCAGGCGGATTTTTAAAGAAGAGAGGTCCTGGGCAATGTGGTCATGCAGATCACGGGCAATGCGGTAGCGCTCGTTTTCCTGGGCCTTGATCAGTTCGTGGGTCAGTGTGTGGATCTGCCGGCGGGTCTGCTTGAGTTCGGTGACGTCCACACCGACCCATAGAAACTCCAGGGTTTCACCCTCTTCGTTCAAAATCGGACGATTGGTCCAGGTGACCCAGACCCGCTCCCCGTTGGACCGCATGTTTTCCAACTCGTTGGTTTTGAACTGCTCCGGGTGAAGCATGAAATCCGAAATCTCTTCCACGATGCTGCGGCCGTTGCTGGTTACTGTGGGCAGGATGGTTTCGACCAGCGTCCGTCCGACGATTTCGTTTTCACAGTAGCCGAAGAATTCCTGGGCGTATTCGTTGACAAACTTGATTTTTCCCTCGGTGTCGAATCGGATGATGAGGCTGTTGGCGTTTTGGACCAACTCGCGGAAATTGGTTTCGCTTTGGCGCAGAGCAGCCTCCGCCTGTCTGCGGGAGGTGATGTCCCTGGCCGTGGTGTGGATGCAGGGAATCCCGGCAAAGGTCATTTTTTTGCTGCTGAATTCCGCGTGAATAATAGGACCGTTTTTGTGTTGGAGGGCGATTTCGCTGTTGAAGGATTCACCGGACTGGATGCGTTTGAAATACTCCTGGTAGGCCGATTGGTCGATGGTGTTATCCAGGTCGTAAATCAGCTTATGGATCAGGTCCTGCTTGTCATAGCCGGTCAATTGGGTGGCTGCGGCGTTGGCGTCCAGGATTCGGCCTCTGGCATCGCTGATGATAATACCGTCCTTCGAGCCGTCGAACAGGCTTCGATAACGTTCCTGGCTCTCACGCAGGGTCTTTTCGATCTCTTTGCGTTCCTCTATTTCCAAACGGAATTGGGCGTTGGCGAAGGTCAATTCGGCGGTACGCGCTTTGACCAGGTCTTCCAGGTGGTCGCGGTGGTTTTTAAGTTCCTGTTCGTTTTCCTTGCGATCGTGAATATCGGTCATCATCGCGTACTTGGACACCGTCCCGTCGATATGGCGGATAGGGGCGTTGACCACCAGATACCAGCGTTTGTCGATGGGACTGATCACCTCCCAGCGGATGGTTTCTCCTTTGATGATGCGGTGGTTGATGCACCAGGGGCAGGCCGTACTGCGGCCGAAGGCCCGGAAGCAATAATCGCCCGTCGCATCGCGGCCCAGATGTTCGATCATGCGATCGTTGAGATATTCGATGTGATAGTCGGCCGAGCAGATGTAGATCATGCCGTCGAAGGCATCGACCATAGCAGTGAAGAGGCGGTCGTTTTCTTCGAGAATGGCCAGCAGGGTTTCGGATGCCGTACCATCGATGTCGGACACGGACGGGCCCTTACGCAGCAGTTGCCGCAAGCGTTCCCAGGCGGTGGCTGGATACGCACCGGGGGTTGGACGCATGAGAGAGTCCCCTGTGATCAATGGATCTTTTCCCTTATAAGCCACGGCGGCAATGGACTTCCCGGAATTGGTGTCGTTTAAAAAAGCGCTTGTTAATTTGCCATGAAAGGTGTCGAAAGGAAAGGTAAATTTTAAATACCGGGTGCAATGGATGCACCATGCGGTGCTTTACTTGGCATCGCTTTTATGTCATTTAGGTCCAACTGTCGCGGTGGACGGTACCGCCGAGCGATTGATCTGTGCGGGTGATCTGTGCGGGTGATCTGTGCGGGTGATCTGAGTCGGGCCACAATGTAACCTTTTGGTAATAAAATGTTATAGATCTCCGGGGCAACGGAGCGTTGCGTTCGGGCCGGGTCGTAGAGGACAGGTGGAAATGAAAGCCAGACAAGCGGTCATCTCTTTTTCCCAAAGTGAGAAGGTCAAGAGCGGACTGATATGGGCCTCTCAGTGCGTTCATATCCTGCAGAACCTGCCGGAACAGGACAAAAAAGGTGCCTTGGAGATTCTAAGATCTCTTGTGGCCATGATTTCCAATGAGGTTCAGTTGGCCCGCCAGGCTTCCGGGGATGGGGTGTGGCTGGAGGTGGACAAGTGTTTGAAAAACGCCCGCATCATGATCGATTCGGGGGTTGCGGCCGAGGCGGAGTATCACTTTACCCAGGGTTTGACGCAGGTCAACAGAATCGGGCAGAAAAGCATGACCTGCTTGATTGAAAACGGCTTGCTCACCTAGTATTCATCCACAAATGGTCAATCTGCGGACGGACACGACCCAACCGATGGTTTTCAAAGGGGTGAACCCATGCGCCTGTGCTTGATCTATGTCACCACCAAAGACAAGGAAGAGGCCCGGGCGATCGGGCGTGACGTGGTGGCGTCGCGCCTGGCCGCATGTGTCAATATTTTCGATCATATGAATTCCATGTATTATTGGGAAGGAGCCTTTCAAGACGATCA
This Desulfatitalea tepidiphila DNA region includes the following protein-coding sequences:
- a CDS encoding response regulator, with the translated sequence MKEKRQVLIIDDHPLFREGIKTIISRNGRFEVIDEAGTGREGFEKASQLKPDVVLLDISLPDETGMEVARKIRHHLPHTRIMILSMHSKIDYIVEAFQSGATGYVIKESAAERLAQALEAVASGEYFLDSSISHEVIAKLMNSPVKEAKVSDAGYGKLTSREQEIMRMLAEGASKGQIAEQLCISVKTVENHRANIMRKLDIHSAMELVRYAARLGLIDVDLWKE
- a CDS encoding PAS domain S-box protein, with product MRPTPGAYPATAWERLRQLLRKGPSVSDIDGTASETLLAILEENDRLFTAMVDAFDGMIYICSADYHIEYLNDRMIEHLGRDATGDYCFRAFGRSTACPWCINHRIIKGETIRWEVISPIDKRWYLVVNAPIRHIDGTVSKYAMMTDIHDRKENEQELKNHRDHLEDLVKARTAELTFANAQFRLEIEERKEIEKTLRESQERYRSLFDGSKDGIIISDARGRILDANAAATQLTGYDKQDLIHKLIYDLDNTIDQSAYQEYFKRIQSGESFNSEIALQHKNGPIIHAEFSSKKMTFAGIPCIHTTARDITSRRQAEAALRQSETNFRELVQNANSLIIRFDTEGKIKFVNEYAQEFFGYCENEIVGRTLVETILPTVTSNGRSIVEEISDFMLHPEQFKTNELENMRSNGERVWVTWTNRPILNEEGETLEFLWVGVDVTELKQTRRQIHTLTHELIKAQENERYRIARDLHDHIAQDLSSLKIRLQTLFSINPPNNDDSRQQVSDIIAILQRSISDVRNLAYDLRPPGLDQLGLVRTLFLYCEDFAQNNNLKIDFIAAGLDDLNLDEDIQINIYRLIQEALHNVKKHAEAEGVTIRLVASSPNLMLRIIDDGKGFDAKRWRAKSFKEKRMGLQSMVERVNLLDGTIDIRSRIGKGAGIFITIPIKENYLEREATSSDY